Below is a genomic region from Billgrantia tianxiuensis.
AGGTCCAGCCGGAGCCGAAGTTCGCCACGGCATTGGCGTTGAAGGTCTCCTTGAACTTGGCGAAGGAACCGAACTTGGCATTGATCGCTTCGGCCAGGGCACCGGTCGGCTCACCGCCACCATTGGGCGAGAGGCAGTGCCAGTAGAAGGTGTGGTTCCATACCTGGGCCGCCTGGTTGAACAGGCCACCGGAAGAGGACTTGATGATCTCTTCGAGGGACTTGTTGGCGTTGTCGGTGCCATCGACCAGCTCGTTGAGCTTGGTGACATAGGCCTGATGATGCTTGCCGTAGTGGTACTCGAGGGTTTCAGCAGAGATATGCGGCTCGAGAGCGTTCTTTTCGTAGGGTAGTGCCGGCAGTTCGAATGCCATTATTGTGGCTCCTTGCTTTTCACGGTGGGAAGGCGAGGCTTTCCAAGGTCCGTCCGATGGCTCCCGACTTGCCTTGTGAGCGCCCCGCCGCTATTTTTCCAAGGAATCACTAGATTAAATCCAGCCGCCTTTATGTCAAGACATCGCGATGGAAAAAACGCCAGCCACACGACGAATACCGCCGCCAGGCTACTGCATCTGCTGAAGACGCAAGGCCCTTGCTCGTCCGCTCAGTTGGGCGACATGCTCGGCACCAGTGGCGAGAATGCCCGCCAGCAGCTCACCAGGCTGGCTCGCCAAGGGTTGGTGGCGCAACGCCCACGTCCTGTCGGTGTGGGCCGGCCGGTTATCGAATGGCGCTTGAGTGAAGCGGGCCACGCCCGCTTTCCCGAT
It encodes:
- a CDS encoding superoxide dismutase, whose translation is MAFELPALPYEKNALEPHISAETLEYHYGKHHQAYVTKLNELVDGTDNANKSLEEIIKSSSGGLFNQAAQVWNHTFYWHCLSPNGGGEPTGALAEAINAKFGSFAKFKETFNANAVANFGSGWTWLIKTADGGVDIVNTSNADTPIAHGQTPLLTIDVWEHAYYIDYRNARPKYLENVWNVLNWDFVAQNFS